The following DNA comes from Ignavibacteriales bacterium.
GCTGCTACTTCTTTACAGCAGTTTCCTGGCTCTGGTACAACGTGATCGGGTGCGGTGTTGTGGTCGGAGTGGCAATTGTCCTGCAGTTCTTCTTCCGCAGCGCAAACGTTGAAACGGCAACCTCTCCGGGTTGACGGTCGGATCCGGCTGACAATGAAAAAGCCTCACCAATTGCCGGGTGAGGCTTTTCTTTGCTGCTGACACCAACGGGTGCTACATCTTCTTCTTCAGGTCAGTGATGAGTTTGCTGAGTGCCTGACCGCCTCGGGAGCCTTCAAACTTCGCATCCTTGGATTTCCCGAGAGCCATCGCTTCTTCCGCCAGGGCAATCGCCTCTTTGACTTTTCCGCCTGCTGCGAGGAGTTCTGCCTTCGTTCCCATGTTCGTGGGATTCTTGTCCATCGCGATCGACCGATCGGCCCAGCTCATCGCCTCAGCGTTGAACACCTTCTCCGTGAGCGCATACCGGGCCGCACTATTCAGTATTTGCCAGGTCCCGACAGAGGATCCAATTTTCCCGACTGCATTGAATTCCATCTTGAAACCGATTTTGACCTTTTCCCAAGCCAGCTCCACACGGGCGGAAGAGGGGGTCAAATCGGTGAAGGAGAATGACATCCACTCCTCGTGCGGTGCAGTTTCCGGCTTCACCGTGAATTTCAAGACGTCATATTGAGCATCGTACATCGTTCCCCAGTTCTTCACTTCGGAATTGAAGATCACTGTCCATTGGGTCTTCCCCGGGAAGGTAACCATTCTGTAGGTTCCCGCAGAAAGTTTCTTTCCTTCGATGGTGACTTCGTCGCTGAAGGTGAAAAGGGTCGGCTCGTTTGCGCCTGCGCGCCAGAGTGAGTCGAAGGGAAGAAGTCCGCCCCATATTTCACGTCCTTTGACTCCGGGGCGATGGTAGTAAATTGTCACTTCGCTCAGGCCAATGACCTGTGTGATCTTCGCTCCCTGGCTGAGCCGCGGGATGCGCAGCAGCGGCAGCTGCGGAGATTGTGGCGTTTGTGCAAAGGCATCCTGGCCCGCCACGATGACAGTGAGGATGACGATGAACAACACCGTGAGAAATCGTTTCATGGCACATCTCCTTGATGATTGGTTGATAGTGAGAATCTGGTACGTTTCTAGCTCTTCGGCAAACCCTTCTTCGCCACGCCGTCCATCACATCCACGAAGCGGTCGAGCTCCTTCAGCGTCGTATAGACGCTGGGTGTCACTCGTATGCCCTTGAACTCATCGTGGATGATAGCGGTTGTCAGTATCTTGTGCTTGTCCATGAGGTATGTGCTCAGGACGCCCGGATCGATACCGACAATTTCCACATTCGCAATGCCGCACGATTGATTCGGTTCCCACGAAGTATGGAACCTGACATTCGGGAGGTCCTTCAGCTTGGTCATCCAATAGCGCGAAAGGTAGCGGAGGCGCTCCTCTTTGCGCTTTGCGCCGATCCCGTTATGATAGAGGATCGCTTCGCCGATCGCGAGCCGGGGAGCTGCCGGATGTGTGCCGATTTCCTCGAATTTTCTGATGTCGGTCTTCTGGCTCTTGTCGGCTGCCATCAGGGGCCATAACTTCTCGATCTTGTCTCTTTTTACGTAGAGAAGGCCTGTCCCCTTCGGAGCAAACAACCACTTGTGAAGACTGGTTCCGTAGTAGTCGCATCCAATGTCCGGCTGCTTGAATTCAAAATGCGCGAACGCGTGCGCGCCATCGACGACAACTTCAATCCCTTTGGATTTCGCAAGATTGCAGATCGATTTCACCGGCATCATCTGCCCCGTGATGTTGATGACGTGTGAAATCAGGATGACCCGCGTTTTCGGGGTGATGGCCTTCTCAATTTCGGCCGTGATGTCGTCAAGGTGACTTGGTGCGATGGGCACCTTGATCATCCTGAGGACGAGGCCCTCGCGTTGCTCCCGCTGGCGGAGCGTCGTCAGCATCCGCGGATAGTCCTGGGTCGTTGTCAGGATCTCATCGCCTGATTTCAGGTTAAGTCCCATCAGGATGATCTCCAGCGATTCCGACGCGTTGCGGGTGATCGCGATTTCCTCCCGGTCGCAGCCAAAGATGTCCGCCAGCCCGGTGCGCACAGTCTCAGATTGTGGCTCGAGAATCGACCACAACGTATGTGCGGTCACATCCTCCTGTTGCCAGATGTACCGGCACAGCGCTTCTGTCACGAGACGCGGAGACGGGGAGACGCCCCCGTTATTGAGGTTGGTAATTCCCCGAGACGTCGAGAACGAGCGTTGTATCTCGAACCAGTAGTCTTCATTCATTGCGGCGTCCGCCGGGGAAAGATGCGCAACCGTCCTTGTGGCCGCGTGGACATCTTCGAGCAGCGAGGCCACCGTGGCGGAGGACAGCGCCGCGAGTCCGACACCCTTGCCGACCAGGGAGAGAAAGTTCCGGCGATTGATGTCACTTCTGAGTTGAGGATCTGGGGTGCTCATGCTGGTTCTCCTTCGTTGGATAGGACAACAATAACGTGATTGGATTTGTGCGTACGTTCGTGGCGACTCACGGCGAAGCGATCGGAAGTGCTCCGAAACGCAGGAGCGTTACCGGGGTTCTGTGCCGTCTGGAATGAACTTCAGCAAGTATTGGAAGAGAGTGAACGATTCTGATCTTGAAAAGTAGAGAAACAACGTCAGGACGATGAGCGTGGAGTTTTGAAGAACTTTCATCCAGCCTATCTTTCCGGTTGCCGGGTCCTGCGTGAAACACCCGCAGGAAATATCCAGGCCCCGCCCGAGAGCTACAACGACTGCCATCGTGAAAATGACAAGCATGGCCGTGAGAAGCAGCGAACTCCCGCGTGCCAACGCTCCGAACAGTACCGAAAACCCGCATAGGAGTTCCAGCCATGGCAGAATCGTGGCGATGAGGGGAGGCAGCCACTCCGGGAGCATCTTGTAGTTTGCGATGGACTGGGCAAAAACACCTGGATCGGCGATCTTCTCGACGCTGCTCACGATAAACAGCAGTCCGATGAACACGCGGACTACCAGTACCAAGTGTGGATTTTGGAGCAGGTTCTTCATGGTCGTTTCTCGACCGGCAACTTCGCGTCAACCCATTCGCGCCATCCGCCGAAGAATATCTTCACATTTCGGTAGCCGTCTTTCATGAGTTTCACGGAGAGTTCGATGCTTGAATTACATTCTGCTCCGTCACAGTAAGCGATAAGAATTCGGGCCTTCGGGATTTCGCTCAGGGCGGCTTTTTTCAGATCGTAGTCCTTCAACGGTACGTTGATCGCTCCTTTGATATGGCCGAGATCGTAATCAAAATTGTGCCGGGTATCGATGAACGTTGCAGCGCCGGATTCAAACAATGACCGGGCTTCGTCCCGCGAAATCATGGAAGGGGCGGGGACGTCCGCGCGCAGCGCTGGTTTCGACCGGGGGCCGCGGGCAAAAAGACCCTTCTGTGTGGCAGAGGTATAGATGAGCCCGAGCGCTCCGGCGACAAGGATCAGAATGCCAGCTTCTCGCAACGCCTGTTTGAACCGGGTCAATTCGGGGTTACTCCGATAAGTGTGACGCGCACGGGGACTTGCGTCTGCTTCTTGCTGTCTGTTTCAAGAATAAGGAGTTCGTTGAAATAATCTGTCTTCCTCGGTGTGACCTTCACAAGAAGGCGGAGAGTGTCCGCTGGGAGTACGGTCCGTTTGCCGAAAGAAACCAACACATCGGGTGATGAGGAATTGTACCCGGTGATCGTTAGAACTTTCCCCGAGACGTTTTTGAATGCGACGGTTTGCTCCACCTGTTTGTCCTTCGGAACGCTTCCGAACCAGAGCACGGAGCCATTGTTTATCGGCTGGAGCTCTTCGATGACGTCTCCCACCAGTGTGACATATGTGGTAGGCGAAGCAGGATCGTTCGTCATGATATTTACGTGCTTCTCGATCTTCCCGCGGAACCCGGTTGAGTTGAAATCAACCTCCACCGCGTCGGACTCACCCGTTTTCAAGAATGCTCTCGGTTGACGCACCGTCGTGCATCCGCAGGAGGTCGTCACGCCAAGGATCCGGAGTGTGTCCCGGCCGATGTTCTTGATCACCACGCGCGCCTTTTTCGTGGCCCCGTTATAAATGACTCCCATGTCGATACTGGTTTTGTCCACAGTGAGCTTAGGCTGCGCAACGCCGATCCCGGCGAGAACAACAAGGAGAAGACCCACTGTCCAGAAACGCATGCATCCCCCGCTGAATACTGATCTCATCGCTTTCTCTTCTTCGGTACTTGTTTCGTTTGGAGTGCTTCGGGATCTATTCTCTCGTAGCCTGAAGGAATACGAAAGAGCGATTCGGTGAGCGACTTCTTTGTCACGCTTGTGACGTCAAATCGGCCGCTTTCTTCGCCTGTTGCATCCCGGGCGATGAACCGCATGGGGAAGTATCCCATTTCCAGTATCTTCCACATCCATGCGGATACCCGTTCTAAAAGGAATGAACCCGCCGTGCCAAGTCCTTTGGTTGCCCAGATTTCAAATTCGAGCGTGTCAACAGTCACGAGGAACTGATCGCATTCATAATCCTCGATCGTATCGGTAGAATCTGTCTTTTGTACGTTGATCCGCGGCGGGGACGCTGGCTGCTTCGCTGGCATAGCTATGACAGGGAGCTCGATGTACTGTTCCCGTCCGGAGATGATGACATAACTCTTCTTCAGTGCGTAGTCGGTCAGCACGGCATTGCCGCCGGCTTGTTCGCTTCCTTCAAGTCTCAATCGCCCCCGCTTCATGAATACCGTCATCGTTTCGATGCTTTGCACGTCGCGGATTTGATAGCTGACAACTCCCTCAAATGATTTCTTCTCGAGGACCTCCTGTGCAAGTCCAAGGGCATGCGTTCCAAGGATAAGTCCCGACGTGAGAATCACAATGCGGAGGATGCGGGATGTCATACGGAAAGCCTTTCATCATTGTGTGCCTGAGTCCTGCGCCACCACGTGCCGCTCACAGCCATCTGTTTCAGCAGGGGGGCAATGCAATAGCGGTCCTCGCCGAGATCCCCGTGGAGCGCTTTGAGAACAGCATGCACATGTTCAAGTCCGATCCTGTCGGCCCACTCGATCGGTCCCAGCGGATAGCGCGCCCCGGTCTTCATCGCCGCGTCGATGTCCTGCGGTGCCGCGATTTCCTCCTGCAAAGCGAAAGCTGCCTCATTGATCATCTGGCACACGATCCGGGGAAAAACCATCCCGACCCTATCCTGTACCAGCTCGATCTCCTTCCCGATGGACCGGAAGAACCGTTGAACAACGCTTACTGTTCCGGTCGGCGTAAATGCAGTCGGCGCAATCTCTATCAGTGGCTTGAAGCTGATCGAAGGGAGCGCCGCACACCCGACTAGCCGACCCTTGTGCGTGATCCACGATGACTGCTCGGTGGCGGAAACGGTGACGGAGGAACTCGCGATAGCCGTCGTGGGAAGCAGAGTCTTGTCGAGAAGCGTGAGGTTTTTTCGCTTTTGTTCAAGGTCGAGGTTTGTGAGCTCAAGTGCAAATGAGATGTCCCGGGGGATCTGGGCCGATTTCCTGCTGAGTTCGGGATCAAAGGCCGGTGCGTTGTCCGGAACAGTATTGAAATCAAAATAAACGAAAAACCCGTTGGAAATACAGAGGGGAACAAATTCGGCGACGATCTGCCAGTCTCCAATAATATAGACGGCGGTTCGATCGGGGCCGGCGTTCTCGTGAGCTCTTGCCCGCACAGGGGCTTTCTTCTTCACTATTTTCTTTGAGCGCTTCACTTGCTCTCGCCGCCTTCGTATGCGTAGAATCCGAGACCTGTTGACTTGCCAAGAATTCCCGAGTCGACCATCTGTTTCAGCAGTGTGTGAGGTCTGTACCGCGGATTTCCTGAAGTCTGAGCGTACATCGATTCCGCCAGGGAAAGACATTGATCGAGTCCGGTTGCATCCATGGATTCGAATGGCCCGAGTCCGAATCCACCCACAGTTTTCATGATTCGGTCGATTTGTTCGCGCTCGGCTATTCGTTCACCAAGGATCCTGAGGGCTTCGCCGTACAACGGCTGCACGAGGCGATTGACGATGAACCCCGGAGAGTCCTGAACCACGACGGCCGTCTTGTTCAGCTGCCTGACAAAGTCTATTGATCGGTCGATCGATTCGGAAGATGTGCGCTGACCGCGAACAATCTCGATGAGCCCGGTGGATGCTGGAGAGTCCAGGAAATGCAGGCCAAGCACTTTTTCAGGATGACGGGTCGACGAAGCGATTGCCGTGAGGGAGAGTGACGATGTCGTCGAAGCCAGAATGGTTGTCGGCTTTGTGTCGGCTTCCAGATGCTTGAACAGATCCTTCTTGATCCGAAGGTCCTCGATGACCGCCTCCACGACGATGTCGGAGTGGTCGAGTTCGGCCAGGCGCGTACGCGGATGCAGCCGTCTGACTGCTTCCGCCAGCTGGTTTTCGGTGAGCTCGCCCTTTCCGACGCTGCTGTTCAGACGGGTCTTGATGCGCTCGAGCGCCTGGCGGAGGAGTGTGTCGTTGACGTCGTACAATGAGACTTCAATTCCGGCAAGAGCGCCGATGTGCGCTATGCCTGTCCCTATCGTACCGGCGCCGACAACTCCGAGATGTTTGACCATAGACAAAAGTTCAGCCTTCTGACTGGTGGCCCGAAAACGTACTGAATTGAGGGGTGAAAAACAACCGGATGCATGTGGTGCCCCAACCGGGGTGCCCGACTCTATACACTGCTGACGCCGTGGAGTGACGGTCACCTTGCCTTCACGGAAGAGGTCAGTAAGGATAGAACACGAAGAACAGCATTGAGAGCAGAGCGAGGACCCATAGTCCCGGCTTGATTTCGCGTCTCTTTCCACCAAGGAGCTTAAAGAGAGGATATGCCACGAACCCTGACGTCATACCGATACCGATGTTGTAAGTGAAGCTCATCATCACGATGATCGTGAAGGCCGGCAGTACTTCGGAGTAGTCATCGAACTTCAGACGTGTGACCGGGGTGATCATGAATGCCCCGACGATAATCAATGATGGTCCGTACGCGAAGGCAGGCACT
Coding sequences within:
- a CDS encoding rhodanese-like domain-containing protein yields the protein MTRFKQALREAGILILVAGALGLIYTSATQKGLFARGPRSKPALRADVPAPSMISRDEARSLFESGAATFIDTRHNFDYDLGHIKGAINVPLKDYDLKKAALSEIPKARILIAYCDGAECNSSIELSVKLMKDGYRNVKIFFGGWREWVDAKLPVEKRP
- a CDS encoding DUF4412 domain-containing protein, yielding MTSRILRIVILTSGLILGTHALGLAQEVLEKKSFEGVVSYQIRDVQSIETMTVFMKRGRLRLEGSEQAGGNAVLTDYALKKSYVIISGREQYIELPVIAMPAKQPASPPRINVQKTDSTDTIEDYECDQFLVTVDTLEFEIWATKGLGTAGSFLLERVSAWMWKILEMGYFPMRFIARDATGEESGRFDVTSVTKKSLTESLFRIPSGYERIDPEALQTKQVPKKRKR
- a CDS encoding DoxX family membrane protein, which gives rise to MKNLLQNPHLVLVVRVFIGLLFIVSSVEKIADPGVFAQSIANYKMLPEWLPPLIATILPWLELLCGFSVLFGALARGSSLLLTAMLVIFTMAVVVALGRGLDISCGCFTQDPATGKIGWMKVLQNSTLIVLTLFLYFSRSESFTLFQYLLKFIPDGTEPR
- a CDS encoding DUF2911 domain-containing protein, encoding MKRFLTVLFIVILTVIVAGQDAFAQTPQSPQLPLLRIPRLSQGAKITQVIGLSEVTIYYHRPGVKGREIWGGLLPFDSLWRAGANEPTLFTFSDEVTIEGKKLSAGTYRMVTFPGKTQWTVIFNSEVKNWGTMYDAQYDVLKFTVKPETAPHEEWMSFSFTDLTPSSARVELAWEKVKIGFKMEFNAVGKIGSSVGTWQILNSAARYALTEKVFNAEAMSWADRSIAMDKNPTNMGTKAELLAAGGKVKEAIALAEEAMALGKSKDAKFEGSRGGQALSKLITDLKKKM
- a CDS encoding DUF1573 domain-containing protein; amino-acid sequence: MRSVFSGGCMRFWTVGLLLVVLAGIGVAQPKLTVDKTSIDMGVIYNGATKKARVVIKNIGRDTLRILGVTTSCGCTTVRQPRAFLKTGESDAVEVDFNSTGFRGKIEKHVNIMTNDPASPTTYVTLVGDVIEELQPINNGSVLWFGSVPKDKQVEQTVAFKNVSGKVLTITGYNSSSPDVLVSFGKRTVLPADTLRLLVKVTPRKTDYFNELLILETDSKKQTQVPVRVTLIGVTPN
- a CDS encoding 3-hydroxyacyl-CoA dehydrogenase NAD-binding domain-containing protein — its product is MVKHLGVVGAGTIGTGIAHIGALAGIEVSLYDVNDTLLRQALERIKTRLNSSVGKGELTENQLAEAVRRLHPRTRLAELDHSDIVVEAVIEDLRIKKDLFKHLEADTKPTTILASTTSSLSLTAIASSTRHPEKVLGLHFLDSPASTGLIEIVRGQRTSSESIDRSIDFVRQLNKTAVVVQDSPGFIVNRLVQPLYGEALRILGERIAEREQIDRIMKTVGGFGLGPFESMDATGLDQCLSLAESMYAQTSGNPRYRPHTLLKQMVDSGILGKSTGLGFYAYEGGESK
- a CDS encoding 3-hydroxyacyl-CoA dehydrogenase family protein, with product MKKKAPVRARAHENAGPDRTAVYIIGDWQIVAEFVPLCISNGFFVYFDFNTVPDNAPAFDPELSRKSAQIPRDISFALELTNLDLEQKRKNLTLLDKTLLPTTAIASSSVTVSATEQSSWITHKGRLVGCAALPSISFKPLIEIAPTAFTPTGTVSVVQRFFRSIGKEIELVQDRVGMVFPRIVCQMINEAAFALQEEIAAPQDIDAAMKTGARYPLGPIEWADRIGLEHVHAVLKALHGDLGEDRYCIAPLLKQMAVSGTWWRRTQAHNDERLSV
- a CDS encoding aminotransferase class V-fold PLP-dependent enzyme encodes the protein MSTPDPQLRSDINRRNFLSLVGKGVGLAALSSATVASLLEDVHAATRTVAHLSPADAAMNEDYWFEIQRSFSTSRGITNLNNGGVSPSPRLVTEALCRYIWQQEDVTAHTLWSILEPQSETVRTGLADIFGCDREEIAITRNASESLEIILMGLNLKSGDEILTTTQDYPRMLTTLRQREQREGLVLRMIKVPIAPSHLDDITAEIEKAITPKTRVILISHVINITGQMMPVKSICNLAKSKGIEVVVDGAHAFAHFEFKQPDIGCDYYGTSLHKWLFAPKGTGLLYVKRDKIEKLWPLMAADKSQKTDIRKFEEIGTHPAAPRLAIGEAILYHNGIGAKRKEERLRYLSRYWMTKLKDLPNVRFHTSWEPNQSCGIANVEIVGIDPGVLSTYLMDKHKILTTAIIHDEFKGIRVTPSVYTTLKELDRFVDVMDGVAKKGLPKS